A stretch of Candidatus Omnitrophota bacterium DNA encodes these proteins:
- a CDS encoding peptidylprolyl isomerase, whose translation MLKQNTPAFYPAVFAIIFLCAACAQKTPIVVLETNKGVIELKLNPQIAPKATQNFVKLAEKGYYDGVLFHRVIAGFMIQGGDPTGNGRGGQSIWGKTFPNEVSSKAGFDKPGILAMANAGPDTNASQFFITVAPRPELNMNYTIFGEVVDGYYVVERIANTETGANDRPVEEQKIIRAYLKK comes from the coding sequence ATGCTTAAGCAAAATACTCCCGCTTTTTATCCCGCTGTTTTCGCGATCATTTTTTTATGCGCGGCCTGTGCCCAAAAAACTCCAATTGTTGTCCTTGAGACCAACAAAGGGGTCATTGAACTGAAGCTCAATCCGCAAATTGCGCCGAAAGCGACGCAAAATTTCGTCAAATTGGCCGAAAAGGGGTATTATGACGGCGTCCTTTTTCACAGGGTCATCGCTGGTTTTATGATCCAGGGGGGCGACCCCACCGGAAACGGGCGTGGCGGGCAAAGCATCTGGGGCAAGACATTTCCGAACGAAGTTTCCTCCAAGGCTGGGTTTGACAAACCAGGAATTTTGGCCATGGCCAACGCCGGCCCCGACACGAACGCCAGCCAATTCTTCATTACCGTGGCGCCCCGGCCCGAACTCAACATGAATTATACGATTTTCGGCGAGGTTGTTGACGGCTATTACGTTGTCGAGCGGATCGCCAATACGGAAACCGGGGCCAATGACCGCCCCGTGGAAGAGCAGAAAATCATCCGCGCATATCTCAAAAAATAA